From a region of the Odoribacter splanchnicus DSM 20712 genome:
- the rimO gene encoding 30S ribosomal protein S12 methylthiotransferase RimO: MKKVNIISLGCSKNLVDTEMLLKQLDQAGYDTETDVENSDAEVVIVNTCGFIGDAKEESVNTILEQVERKKEGIVEQVYVIGCLSQRYGAELQEEIPEVDAFFGKFDWKGVLERMGEHFDERIRNQRVLTTPDHYAYLKISEGCNRTCSYCAIPIMTGKHKSRDFEELLEECRALVKGGVKEILVVAQDLTYYGIDLYGKNRLAELIGRIADIEGLEWIKLHYAYPAGFPLELLTVMRERPNVCKYLDIALQHCSDHMLQQMRRGISKKQTIELIRKIRQEVPGIFIRTTLMTGHPGETAEDFEELCEFVREMRFERLGVFPYSHEDDTWCDRHYQDDVPEEIKRERAGRIMQIQAGIAEEIGRSQIGQVVKVLIDRQEEEYYVGRTEHDSPEVDPEVLIPGERTLQVGEFYRMVITGADEYDLFAEIREEE; this comes from the coding sequence ATGAAAAAAGTAAATATTATCAGTCTGGGGTGTTCGAAGAATCTGGTCGATACCGAAATGCTGTTGAAACAACTGGATCAGGCAGGCTATGATACTGAAACCGATGTAGAAAATTCGGATGCAGAGGTGGTTATTGTGAATACCTGTGGATTTATCGGGGATGCGAAAGAAGAATCGGTAAATACCATTTTGGAACAAGTGGAACGGAAGAAAGAAGGGATTGTAGAACAAGTATATGTGATCGGTTGTTTATCACAACGTTATGGAGCAGAACTTCAAGAAGAAATTCCAGAGGTTGATGCTTTTTTCGGTAAGTTCGATTGGAAAGGGGTATTGGAGCGGATGGGTGAACATTTCGACGAGCGGATCCGTAATCAACGGGTTTTAACTACACCGGACCATTATGCTTATCTGAAAATTTCGGAAGGATGTAACCGCACTTGCTCTTATTGTGCTATACCGATCATGACCGGAAAACACAAGTCCAGGGATTTTGAAGAATTGCTGGAAGAATGCCGGGCATTGGTAAAGGGGGGAGTCAAGGAAATTTTGGTGGTCGCTCAGGACTTGACTTATTACGGTATAGATTTGTATGGAAAAAATCGGTTGGCAGAACTGATCGGGCGGATTGCAGATATAGAGGGCCTGGAATGGATTAAGCTGCATTATGCTTACCCGGCCGGATTTCCGTTAGAATTGTTAACGGTGATGCGTGAACGTCCTAATGTATGCAAATACCTGGATATCGCCCTGCAACATTGTAGTGATCATATGCTGCAACAGATGCGAAGAGGCATATCTAAGAAACAAACCATAGAACTGATACGTAAAATCCGGCAGGAAGTACCTGGGATATTTATCCGTACGACTCTAATGACCGGACATCCCGGGGAGACTGCCGAAGACTTTGAGGAACTTTGTGAATTTGTCCGGGAAATGAGGTTCGAACGCTTGGGAGTATTCCCTTATTCACATGAAGACGACACCTGGTGTGACCGGCATTATCAGGATGATGTTCCCGAAGAAATCAAGAGGGAACGGGCCGGGCGAATCATGCAGATACAAGCCGGTATAGCCGAAGAGATCGGGCGTTCACAAATCGGACAGGTTGTGAAGGTACTTATCGACCGGCAGGAAGAGGAGTATTATGTCGGGCGTACCGAACACGATTCTCCTGAAGTAGACCCCGAGGTTTTGATTCCTGGTGAGAGAACTTTGCAAGTCGGTGAATTTTACCGGATGGTGATTACCGGGGCAGACGAATACGATTTATTTGCTGAAATCAGGGAAGAAGAATAG
- the recN gene encoding DNA repair protein RecN, which yields MIENISINNYALIDHTHIELEKGFSVITGETGAGKSILLGAIGLTLGQRADSSAIMDKTKKCIVEIEYNIAGYALKEWFDENDLDYSEQVMVRRELTAEGKSRCFINDTPVNNKLLKDFGTYMIDIHSQHQSLLLGHPEYQTDILDAFCGNRELSELYQADFRERQQLKSALKQLKDRAADAEKESDYLQFQFNQLESARLQLGEKEALEEELELLTHAENIKSALSGLSWNLRDTEQSVIQVLKGSRNAISALENAFKEAGEYRERLDSVIIELNDLADEAERRAESVEYNAGRIEKINQRLNTIYDLLFKYKAESVEELVTLREQIREKLKKVEGGSEEIERQEKKLQETEKRMLQLAGKIHEMRVSMEGKLCATMKKLLVGLGIKHAEFQVGITAVDEFTRTGRDEVKFLFSANKNQQPGEIARVASGGEISRVMLALKYVLSGAKQLPVIILDEIDTGLSGEVAHRMSLIMREMAGRMQVISISHLPQIAAAGNCHFKVYKEDRGETTISGIRKLTPEERVQEIAGMISGQEITPAAIETAKILLSAKAGN from the coding sequence ATGATTGAAAATATCAGTATAAATAATTATGCCCTGATCGATCACACGCATATCGAATTGGAAAAAGGATTTTCGGTGATCACCGGTGAGACTGGTGCCGGAAAGTCTATTCTATTGGGAGCAATCGGTCTGACCTTGGGGCAGAGGGCCGATTCGTCGGCTATCATGGATAAAACCAAAAAGTGTATTGTAGAGATAGAATACAATATTGCCGGATATGCTTTAAAAGAATGGTTCGACGAGAACGACCTCGACTATTCAGAACAGGTTATGGTCAGGAGGGAGTTGACTGCAGAAGGAAAATCACGTTGTTTTATCAACGATACCCCGGTAAATAATAAGTTGTTGAAAGATTTCGGTACTTATATGATAGATATCCATTCCCAACATCAGTCTTTGTTGTTGGGACATCCTGAATATCAGACCGATATATTGGATGCATTTTGTGGTAATCGTGAACTGTCGGAACTTTACCAGGCAGACTTCAGGGAGCGTCAACAATTGAAATCTGCTTTGAAGCAGTTGAAAGACAGGGCTGCCGATGCCGAAAAGGAAAGTGATTATCTGCAATTTCAGTTTAATCAGTTGGAGAGTGCACGCTTACAGCTAGGGGAGAAGGAAGCACTTGAAGAAGAGTTGGAATTACTGACTCATGCAGAAAATATCAAATCGGCCTTAAGTGGGTTATCCTGGAATCTGCGGGATACCGAGCAGTCTGTCATTCAAGTATTGAAAGGAAGCCGCAATGCCATCTCCGCACTAGAGAATGCTTTTAAGGAAGCCGGCGAATACCGGGAGCGGCTGGATTCTGTGATTATCGAGTTGAACGATCTGGCCGACGAGGCCGAACGCAGAGCAGAAAGTGTGGAATATAATGCCGGGCGTATCGAGAAAATCAATCAGCGTTTGAATACCATTTACGATTTGTTGTTCAAATATAAAGCCGAGTCGGTAGAAGAGCTCGTAACATTGAGGGAACAAATCCGGGAAAAATTGAAAAAGGTAGAAGGAGGGTCGGAAGAAATAGAGCGACAGGAAAAGAAACTACAGGAGACTGAAAAACGAATGTTGCAGCTGGCCGGTAAAATCCACGAAATGCGGGTGAGTATGGAGGGGAAGTTGTGTGCGACTATGAAAAAACTACTGGTCGGACTGGGAATCAAACATGCCGAGTTTCAGGTCGGGATCACGGCGGTAGATGAGTTTACCCGGACAGGCCGGGATGAAGTAAAGTTTTTGTTCTCGGCCAATAAGAACCAACAGCCGGGAGAAATTGCCCGGGTCGCTTCCGGAGGAGAAATTTCCAGGGTAATGCTGGCATTGAAATATGTGCTTTCCGGAGCAAAACAATTACCGGTGATTATTCTGGATGAAATAGATACCGGATTGTCCGGGGAAGTAGCCCACCGGATGTCGTTGATTATGCGTGAGATGGCCGGGCGAATGCAGGTGATCAGTATTTCCCATCTGCCTCAGATCGCGGCTGCCGGCAATTGTCATTTTAAAGTATATAAAGAAGATCGCGGTGAAACGACGATCTCTGGAATCAGGAAATTGACACCAGAGGAACGGGTACAGGAGATTGCCGGCATGATCAGCGGGCAGGAAATTACACCGGCAGCCATAGAAACAGCTAAAATTCTGCTCTCGGCAAAAGCAGGCAATTGA
- a CDS encoding transcription antitermination protein NusB — protein MTSRRLIRIKVLQLLYAYSKKESATLAEIERDLLKSMSKSTDLYYETLLLITEVRRKAFQKIDTARNRRFASNVDLNPNTRFIDNPVFNILENNKKFQYYITNNLISWNDNQETVLYFYNKLIEWSKYQKYMHQKSPSFEQHKQIVLDLFSELIIQDEMFYQTMEEKSIFWNDDFELVLSIVYKTLWHLQEKMREEDDILYPIYKKDEDFEYARTLMRKAFYEYNANMEIIDKFTYNWELDRISEMDKLIMSCAISELKHFPSIPVKVTLDEYIEISKTYSSPKSGAFINGVLDKAVALLKDTNEIVKAGRGLLDETEAR, from the coding sequence ATGACAAGCAGAAGATTGATCCGAATAAAAGTATTGCAACTGCTCTACGCTTACAGCAAAAAAGAAAGTGCTACTCTCGCCGAGATTGAACGCGATCTACTGAAAAGTATGTCTAAAAGTACAGATTTGTACTACGAAACTTTGTTACTAATCACTGAAGTCCGCCGAAAAGCTTTTCAAAAAATAGATACAGCACGTAACCGCCGGTTCGCTTCTAATGTCGATCTGAATCCGAATACCCGCTTCATCGATAATCCGGTTTTCAATATCTTGGAAAATAACAAAAAATTCCAGTACTATATTACAAACAACCTGATTAGTTGGAACGATAATCAGGAAACGGTATTGTATTTCTACAATAAACTGATCGAGTGGTCCAAATATCAGAAATACATGCACCAGAAATCGCCCTCTTTCGAGCAGCACAAACAGATCGTACTCGATTTATTTTCAGAACTGATCATACAGGACGAGATGTTTTATCAAACGATGGAAGAAAAGAGTATCTTCTGGAACGATGATTTTGAACTGGTACTCAGCATTGTATATAAAACACTCTGGCATCTTCAGGAAAAAATGAGAGAAGAAGACGATATTTTATACCCGATTTATAAAAAAGACGAAGATTTCGAATATGCAAGGACATTGATGCGTAAAGCATTTTATGAATATAACGCCAATATGGAGATCATCGATAAGTTTACCTATAATTGGGAGTTGGACCGTATCTCGGAAATGGACAAACTGATCATGTCATGTGCGATTTCCGAATTAAAACATTTTCCTTCCATTCCGGTGAAAGTGACTTTGGATGAATATATCGAAATCTCTAAAACCTATAGCTCGCCGAAGAGCGGAGCATTTATCAACGGAGTATTGGACAAAGCAGTGGCTTTACTCAAAGACACGAATGAAATTGTAAAAGCCGGACGGGGATTACTGGACGAAACAGAAGCCCGATAA
- the porD gene encoding type IX secretion system protein PorD, whose amino-acid sequence MLKQRLFYFCLFILMSYFVTAQELRCNISVSSQKIQGTNRELFTNMQRDMYEFLNNKRWSENIFQYDERIECSIQITLDEQIGSDQFRGSMQVRVSRPVYNSSYSTVLLNFRDNDIDYIYREFEPLEYSETGQNSNLVNLLAFYANIILGIDYDSFSLMGGNDFFNRAETIVARCQNAKESGWKSFENRRNRYWLINNLQDRSYASVRECIYKYHRLGLDVMSDNLTDGRLAILEALGLLQKAHRIKPNSYLMQVFFDAKADEIVHIFKPAFTDERKRIFNIVSEVNPANSSKYNALIQEKTN is encoded by the coding sequence ATGTTAAAACAACGTCTCTTCTATTTCTGTTTATTTATTCTTATGAGCTATTTTGTTACGGCTCAAGAGTTAAGATGTAATATTTCCGTTTCTTCGCAAAAAATACAAGGGACGAACCGGGAGCTTTTTACCAATATGCAGCGGGATATGTACGAATTCCTGAATAATAAACGTTGGTCGGAAAATATTTTTCAATACGATGAACGAATCGAATGCAGTATACAGATCACCCTGGATGAACAGATAGGGAGCGACCAGTTCCGGGGATCGATGCAAGTACGGGTGAGCCGGCCGGTGTACAACTCTTCCTATAGTACGGTGTTATTGAATTTCAGGGATAACGACATCGATTACATATACCGGGAATTCGAGCCACTGGAGTATAGTGAGACCGGACAAAATTCCAATCTGGTGAACCTGCTGGCTTTTTATGCCAATATCATTTTGGGGATTGACTATGATAGTTTTTCGCTGATGGGAGGAAACGACTTTTTTAACCGGGCAGAGACCATTGTCGCCCGCTGTCAGAATGCCAAGGAATCCGGCTGGAAGTCTTTTGAAAACCGTCGCAATCGCTATTGGTTGATCAATAATTTGCAGGACCGCAGTTATGCTTCTGTCCGGGAATGTATTTATAAGTATCATCGGTTGGGGCTGGATGTGATGTCGGATAACCTGACCGACGGACGTTTGGCTATTCTGGAAGCTCTGGGTTTGTTACAGAAGGCCCATCGGATAAAACCCAATTCCTACTTGATGCAGGTGTTTTTCGATGCCAAAGCCGATGAAATCGTGCATATTTTCAAGCCTGCTTTTACCGATGAGAGGAAAAGAATTTTTAATATTGTCTCAGAAGTAAATCCTGCAAATAGTTCGAAGTATAATGCTTTGATTCAGGAAAAAACGAATTGA
- a CDS encoding sodium-translocating pyrophosphatase, translating to MLNQLFWIVPICSVIALLFAWFFFKGMMKESEGNETMKRIAGHVRKGAMAYLRQQYKIVGLVFLVLCLFFAWMAYGPGLQNGWVWFAFLTGGFFSGLAGFIGMKTATYASARTANAASRSMNDGLKVAFRSGAVMGLVVVGLALLDISLWWLVLDCFVEEASATHKAVMITTTMLTFGMGASTQALFARVGGGIFTKAADVGADLVGKVEAGIPEDDPRNPATIADNVGDNVGDVAGMGADLYESYCGSVLATAALGAAAFITVPELQFNAILAPMLIAAFGVILSLLGIFMVKTKEGASQLQLLRALDRGINTSSVLIVAASFLVIHLLGLSYWICGSVITGLLTGIVIGKATEYYTSHAYKPTQDIAKSSETGPATVIIKGIGTGMISTAIPVITIVVGIILAYLFAAQFDMTDMSMGLYGVGIAAVGMLSTLGITLATDAYGPIADNAGGNAEMSELGAEVRQRTDALDALGNTTAATGKGFAIGSAALTGLALLASYIEEIKIGLIRLGHTTLEVGGKVVDTASAGLKDMMTYYDVNLMNPKVLAGVFIGSMMAFLFCGLTMNAVGRAAQKMVNEVRRQFREIKGIMEGKAEPDYARCVEISTRGAQREMIFPSLLAIIIPIIVGLIFGVAGVMGLLAGGLGSGFVLAVFMANSGGAWDNAKKYVEEGHLGGKGSECHKATVIGDTVGDPFKDTSGPSLNILIKLMSMVAIVMAGVTCMFSLL from the coding sequence ATGTTAAATCAATTATTTTGGATTGTACCGATTTGTTCGGTAATCGCCTTGTTATTTGCCTGGTTTTTCTTCAAAGGGATGATGAAGGAATCGGAAGGCAATGAGACCATGAAACGGATTGCCGGCCATGTCCGCAAAGGGGCGATGGCTTATCTGAGACAGCAGTATAAGATTGTTGGGCTCGTATTCCTGGTCTTGTGTCTGTTTTTTGCCTGGATGGCTTATGGTCCGGGATTGCAGAACGGTTGGGTATGGTTTGCCTTTTTGACCGGTGGTTTTTTTTCCGGATTGGCCGGTTTTATCGGAATGAAAACAGCCACTTATGCTTCGGCCCGAACGGCGAATGCGGCCAGCCGGAGCATGAACGACGGTTTGAAAGTGGCTTTCCGTTCGGGAGCTGTAATGGGTTTGGTGGTAGTCGGACTGGCTTTGCTGGATATTTCTTTGTGGTGGCTGGTACTGGATTGCTTTGTCGAAGAAGCCAGTGCTACCCACAAAGCAGTGATGATTACGACTACCATGCTGACTTTCGGTATGGGGGCTTCTACCCAAGCCTTATTTGCCCGTGTCGGGGGCGGTATTTTTACTAAAGCGGCTGATGTCGGAGCCGATCTGGTCGGGAAAGTAGAAGCCGGAATTCCCGAAGACGATCCCCGTAATCCTGCAACTATTGCAGACAACGTCGGAGATAATGTGGGAGATGTCGCCGGTATGGGAGCCGATTTGTATGAGTCCTATTGTGGTTCGGTGTTGGCTACTGCTGCGCTGGGGGCTGCTGCTTTTATCACTGTGCCGGAATTACAATTCAATGCAATCCTGGCTCCGATGTTGATTGCCGCTTTCGGCGTGATCCTTTCGTTGTTGGGTATATTTATGGTAAAAACCAAGGAAGGGGCATCTCAGTTGCAATTGCTGAGGGCATTGGACCGGGGAATCAATACCAGTTCCGTGCTGATTGTGGCTGCCAGTTTTCTGGTGATCCATCTGCTGGGCCTGAGTTATTGGATTTGCGGCTCGGTGATTACAGGCTTGCTGACCGGTATCGTAATCGGAAAGGCGACGGAATATTACACTTCACATGCTTACAAACCGACTCAGGATATAGCTAAAAGTTCGGAGACGGGTCCTGCTACCGTGATTATCAAAGGGATCGGAACCGGAATGATTTCGACGGCAATACCCGTAATTACGATTGTGGTCGGTATCATATTGGCTTATTTATTTGCTGCACAATTCGATATGACCGATATGTCGATGGGATTGTATGGGGTAGGAATTGCTGCTGTGGGGATGCTTTCGACTTTGGGCATCACTTTAGCGACGGATGCTTACGGTCCTATAGCCGATAATGCCGGTGGAAATGCTGAAATGAGCGAACTGGGAGCCGAAGTCCGGCAGCGGACAGATGCATTGGATGCCTTGGGAAATACGACCGCAGCGACCGGAAAAGGGTTTGCTATCGGTTCGGCTGCATTGACGGGTTTGGCTTTACTGGCTTCGTATATTGAAGAAATCAAAATCGGTTTGATCCGTTTAGGGCATACGACACTCGAGGTCGGAGGGAAAGTGGTCGATACAGCTTCGGCAGGTTTGAAAGATATGATGACTTATTACGATGTGAATCTGATGAACCCGAAAGTGTTGGCCGGCGTATTTATCGGTTCGATGATGGCCTTTTTATTTTGTGGGCTGACGATGAATGCGGTAGGGCGTGCGGCACAGAAAATGGTCAACGAAGTAAGACGGCAATTCCGCGAAATTAAAGGGATTATGGAAGGAAAAGCCGAGCCCGATTATGCCCGTTGTGTAGAGATCTCTACCCGTGGAGCACAGCGTGAAATGATCTTTCCGTCTTTGCTGGCTATTATTATTCCGATTATTGTCGGATTGATTTTTGGTGTAGCCGGTGTAATGGGACTTTTAGCCGGAGGATTGGGTTCCGGATTCGTTTTGGCGGTTTTCATGGCTAATTCCGGGGGAGCTTGGGACAATGCCAAGAAATATGTCGAAGAAGGTCATCTGGGAGGTAAAGGTTCCGAATGTCATAAGGCAACGGTAATCGGGGATACGGTCGGAGATCCGTTCAAAGATACTTCCGGGCCGAGCCTGAATATATTGATAAAACTTATGAGCATGGTAGCTATCGTGATGGCTGGTGTGACTTGTATGTTCAGCTTGCTGTAA
- a CDS encoding LOG family protein: protein MRVAVFCASANEVEPCYFREAGRLGKRIGELGWQLIYGGTNIGLMREVADATIRQGGEVTGIIPECIRDRGVAAGGLKQLIVAPDMKERKHLLREHADAFIALPGGWGTLEEITEVITLKQLGQHNKPIVFFNTAGYYKLFFEFIEHSRKAKFISSAYDHLYYIADAVEPALDYIQKYQPIPQVKKY, encoded by the coding sequence ATGAGAGTAGCTGTATTTTGTGCTTCTGCCAATGAGGTGGAGCCATGTTATTTTAGAGAAGCCGGCCGATTAGGAAAAAGGATCGGAGAATTAGGGTGGCAATTGATTTATGGAGGCACGAACATCGGGTTGATGCGGGAAGTTGCCGATGCTACGATTCGGCAAGGAGGCGAAGTAACCGGGATTATACCGGAGTGTATCCGTGACCGTGGTGTCGCTGCCGGCGGATTGAAACAATTGATCGTCGCTCCCGATATGAAGGAACGTAAACACCTGCTGCGGGAACATGCGGATGCTTTTATCGCTCTGCCCGGTGGTTGGGGGACTTTAGAAGAAATAACCGAAGTCATTACCCTGAAACAATTGGGTCAGCACAATAAACCGATCGTTTTTTTTAATACCGCCGGATATTATAAGCTGTTTTTCGAATTTATCGAGCACAGCCGTAAAGCAAAATTTATTTCCTCTGCTTACGATCACCTTTATTATATAGCCGATGCTGTAGAGCCGGCCTTAGATTATATTCAAAAATACCAGCCTATCCCACAGGTAAAAAAATATTAG
- the gyrB gene encoding DNA topoisomerase (ATP-hydrolyzing) subunit B, which produces MSEEIEKNEREYSADSIQVLEGLEAVRMRPSMYIGDVNVKGLHHLVYEVVDNSIDEALAGFCDHIQVTINEDNSISVRDNGRGIPTARHSKENKSALEVVMTVLHAGGKFDKDSYKVSGGLHGVGVSCVNALSTTLIAEIHREGKIWRQEYHKGIPAGDVQVVGDTDRTGTTITFLPDDTIFYVTEYKYDILSARLRELAYLNKGIRLSLTDKREIDPETNAPRHEVFFSQHGLSEFVEYLDNTREKLIEDTIDIATEKNGIPVEVALHYNTGFSENVFSYVNNINTIEGGTHLTGFKRGLTTTLKAYAESHGMLSKLKFDINSDDFREGLTAVISVKVAEPQFEGQTKTKLGNTEVGTAVSQAVSTVLENYLEENPREAKAIVDKVILAATARHAARKARDLVQRKTVLSGSGLPGKLADCSDNDPAKCEIFLVEGDSAGGTAKQGRDRRYQAILPLRGKILNVEKAMMHRVYESDEIKIIFQALGITIGTQEDSKAVNLEKLRYHKIVIMADADVDGAHIATLIMTLFFRFMRPVIENGYLYIATPPLYSVKKGNKEQRYCWTDKELEQLVNEMSNGKGDAGLHIQRYKGLGEMSKEQLWETTMSPENRILRQVSIENAADADRIFSMLMGDDVPPRRQFIEQNATYATIDA; this is translated from the coding sequence ATGAGCGAAGAGATTGAGAAAAACGAAAGAGAGTATTCCGCCGATAGTATTCAGGTACTGGAAGGTTTGGAGGCAGTGAGGATGCGTCCCTCCATGTATATCGGAGACGTTAATGTCAAAGGGTTGCACCATTTGGTTTACGAGGTCGTAGACAACTCTATAGACGAGGCTTTGGCTGGATTTTGTGATCATATTCAGGTAACTATAAACGAAGATAACTCGATCTCTGTGAGAGATAACGGTCGGGGTATTCCGACAGCACGCCATTCCAAAGAGAATAAATCGGCTCTGGAAGTGGTTATGACCGTATTGCATGCCGGAGGTAAATTCGATAAAGATTCTTATAAAGTGTCCGGTGGTTTGCACGGGGTAGGTGTTTCCTGCGTCAATGCGCTTTCTACTACTTTAATTGCAGAGATTCACCGGGAAGGAAAAATCTGGAGACAGGAATATCACAAAGGGATTCCTGCCGGAGATGTACAGGTGGTAGGAGATACCGATCGCACCGGGACTACGATTACTTTCTTGCCGGATGATACGATTTTTTATGTTACCGAGTATAAATACGATATCTTATCGGCCCGGTTGCGGGAGTTGGCTTATTTGAACAAAGGGATTCGTTTGTCGTTGACCGATAAACGGGAGATCGATCCGGAGACCAATGCTCCCCGGCATGAAGTGTTCTTTTCTCAACACGGTTTGAGTGAATTTGTCGAATACCTCGATAATACCCGGGAAAAACTGATCGAAGATACGATCGATATAGCGACAGAAAAGAATGGAATCCCTGTGGAGGTCGCTTTGCATTATAATACGGGTTTTTCAGAGAATGTATTTTCTTATGTCAATAATATCAATACGATAGAAGGAGGTACTCACCTGACCGGTTTCAAACGGGGCTTGACGACGACCCTGAAAGCTTATGCCGAGAGTCACGGAATGCTTTCAAAACTGAAATTCGATATCAATAGCGATGATTTCCGCGAAGGATTGACGGCTGTGATTTCGGTGAAAGTGGCAGAACCGCAGTTTGAAGGTCAGACTAAAACGAAATTGGGGAATACAGAAGTCGGTACGGCTGTTTCACAAGCTGTATCTACCGTTCTGGAAAACTATCTCGAAGAAAACCCGAGAGAAGCTAAGGCAATTGTGGATAAGGTCATTCTGGCAGCCACTGCGCGTCATGCAGCCCGTAAAGCCCGTGATCTTGTGCAGCGTAAAACTGTATTGAGTGGCTCCGGTTTGCCCGGTAAACTGGCCGACTGTTCGGATAATGATCCGGCAAAATGTGAAATCTTCCTGGTCGAGGGAGATTCAGCAGGGGGTACGGCAAAACAGGGACGTGACCGTCGTTACCAGGCTATTTTACCCTTGCGGGGAAAAATCCTGAATGTAGAGAAGGCTATGATGCACCGGGTATATGAAAGCGATGAAATAAAAATAATTTTCCAGGCTCTGGGGATTACGATCGGTACTCAGGAAGACTCCAAAGCCGTTAACCTGGAAAAATTGCGTTACCATAAGATTGTGATCATGGCCGATGCCGATGTCGATGGTGCACATATCGCTACTTTGATTATGACTTTGTTCTTCCGTTTTATGCGTCCGGTGATCGAGAACGGATATCTGTATATCGCAACGCCTCCTTTATATTCTGTGAAGAAAGGAAATAAAGAACAACGGTATTGCTGGACAGATAAAGAACTGGAACAGTTGGTAAATGAAATGAGCAACGGTAAAGGGGATGCCGGGTTGCATATCCAGCGTTACAAAGGTTTGGGTGAGATGAGTAAAGAGCAGTTGTGGGAAACGACCATGTCACCGGAGAACCGGATATTGCGTCAGGTATCTATCGAAAATGCTGCCGATGCCGACCGGATCTTCTCGATGTTGATGGGAGACGATGTGCCGCCCAGACGGCAATTTATCGAACAAAATGCAACCTATGCAACTATCGATGCTTAA
- a CDS encoding META domain-containing protein: MKEMKLMLLVLLVAVTGCKSSDNSLTLLRAKEWQLKSMTENGKEVKNPQQIPTLVFSDSSAVYGSAGCNRFFGTYEVGEKGKMTFKTGGATMMFCPDMPFEDAYLKALNKVEQYMVTDQELQLKGKDQLLIVYVPVDTTQRIGVAEDDHGCNAAAGYTWSEVKQNCIRLFEDGVQLVSETDKSSSSAAYVVFAADSLKAEVYVPGHDNHPVLDRRTLPAGGYVWNQEDDDTYNVRRLDGKWVIEQRGKVLYKQADK; the protein is encoded by the coding sequence ATGAAAGAAATGAAATTAATGTTGTTGGTGCTGCTGGTTGCGGTAACCGGATGTAAAAGTAGTGACAATTCACTGACTTTGTTAAGAGCCAAAGAATGGCAATTGAAGTCGATGACTGAAAATGGAAAGGAAGTAAAGAATCCTCAGCAAATTCCGACTCTGGTATTTAGCGATAGTAGTGCGGTATATGGTTCTGCAGGATGTAATCGTTTCTTCGGAACTTATGAAGTTGGGGAAAAAGGGAAAATGACCTTTAAGACCGGAGGGGCTACCATGATGTTTTGCCCGGATATGCCTTTCGAAGATGCTTATTTAAAGGCATTGAACAAGGTAGAGCAGTATATGGTAACGGATCAGGAGTTGCAGCTTAAAGGAAAAGATCAACTGCTCATCGTGTATGTACCTGTCGATACCACCCAACGCATCGGAGTGGCCGAGGACGATCACGGATGTAATGCAGCTGCAGGTTATACCTGGTCGGAAGTAAAACAGAATTGTATCCGTTTGTTCGAAGACGGCGTGCAGTTGGTGTCTGAAACGGATAAATCCAGTTCTTCGGCTGCTTATGTCGTTTTTGCTGCCGATTCGTTAAAAGCAGAAGTATATGTTCCCGGGCATGATAATCATCCGGTGCTCGACCGCCGTACTCTTCCTGCAGGAGGATATGTCTGGAACCAGGAAGATGACGACACTTACAATGTACGCCGGCTCGACGGGAAATGGGTGATCGAACAACGGGGGAAGGTACTGTATAAACAAGCTGACAAATAA
- a CDS encoding ferritin-like domain-containing protein has protein sequence MSYWLYTKYMYFHFRCDDMGFDLVSNLFKRIAIQEMMHVEQLAERILFLKGEVEMKVAGEVRKLTEVKDMLEQAVKMEMNSVDDYNKWANECAANADSVSKKLFETLTAEEEVHQDQFETELDNLEKFGDHYLALQSIERSKSVATGTPAE, from the coding sequence ATGAGTTATTGGCTGTACACCAAATATATGTATTTTCATTTCCGGTGTGATGATATGGGATTCGATCTGGTTTCCAATTTATTCAAACGGATCGCTATCCAGGAGATGATGCACGTTGAACAATTGGCCGAACGTATTTTATTCCTCAAGGGAGAAGTAGAAATGAAAGTGGCCGGAGAAGTGAGAAAGCTGACCGAGGTAAAAGATATGTTGGAACAGGCGGTGAAGATGGAAATGAATAGTGTAGACGATTACAACAAATGGGCCAACGAATGTGCCGCCAATGCAGATTCTGTATCTAAAAAATTATTCGAGACACTGACTGCCGAAGAAGAAGTTCATCAGGATCAGTTTGAAACCGAGCTGGATAATCTGGAGAAATTCGGAGATCATTATTTGGCCTTACAATCTATAGAACGTAGTAAGAGCGTAGCTACCGGTACTCCGGCAGAATAA